The following proteins are co-located in the Anomalospiza imberbis isolate Cuckoo-Finch-1a 21T00152 chromosome 1, ASM3175350v1, whole genome shotgun sequence genome:
- the H2BK1 gene encoding histone H2B type 2-K1 encodes MSLEPLKKYGHAVASGEKRSKRKPKRKEAFSIYIYKVLKQVHPDLAISSKAMSIMNSFVNDMLERLAAEASRLAQYSGRATLSSREVQTAVRLLLPGELAKHAVSEGTKAVTKYTSSKIPTGPR; translated from the exons ATGAGCCTAGAACCTTTGAAGAAATATGGTCATGCTGTTgcctctggggaaaaaagatcCAAGAGGAAGCCAAAGAGAAAGGAAGCGTTTTCAATCTACATTTACAAAGTACTGAAGCAG GTGCACCCTGACCTCGCCATCTCCTCCAAGGCCATGAGCATCATGAACTCCTTTGTCAATGACATGCTGGAGCGCCTGGCCGCAGAGGCCTCGCGCCTGGCTCAGTACAGCGGCCGCGCCACCCTCAGCAGCCGCGAGGTGCAGACGGCCGtgcggctgctgctgcccggCGAGCTGGCCAAGCACGCCGTCTCCGAGGGCACCAAGGCCGTCACCAAGTACACCAGCAGCAAGATACCAACTGGGCCCCGCTGA